From Rhizobium favelukesii, the proteins below share one genomic window:
- a CDS encoding P-II family nitrogen regulator, with product MENQMKIVMAIIKPFKLDEVREALTAIGIQGLTVTEVKGYGRQKGHTEIYRGTEYAVSFLPKLKIEIAVASELVDKAVEAIASSAKTGQIGDGKIFVYSIDHAVRIRTGETDTEAL from the coding sequence ATGGAAAACCAGATGAAAATTGTGATGGCCATTATCAAGCCGTTCAAGCTGGATGAGGTGCGTGAAGCCCTCACGGCGATCGGCATTCAGGGCCTGACCGTGACCGAAGTGAAGGGCTACGGACGCCAGAAGGGGCATACTGAGATTTATCGCGGCACCGAATATGCGGTCAGCTTCCTGCCGAAGCTCAAGATCGAGATCGCGGTTGCCTCCGAACTCGTCGACAAGGCCGTCGAGGCTATCGCGTCCTCTGCCAAGACGGGCCAGATCGGCGATGGCAAGATCTTCGTCTATTCGATCGACCATGCCGTGCGCATCCGTACCGGCGAAACCGACACAGAAGCGCTGTAA
- the tesB gene encoding acyl-CoA thioesterase II — protein sequence MTRDTEKPTAMETLLSTLDLEPIEVDIFRGRSPQVGWQRVFGGQVIAQALMAAQRTVERERTVHSLHAYFMRPGDPSVPIVYQVERIRDGSSFNTRRVVAIQHGKAIFALSSSFQIEEPGFDHQIAMPDVPAPEKLLDEQQIAAQFLANAPAPIRKYWERERPIEIRPISLTHYFSDKKLDPVQHVWVRATGPVPDDRYYQAAILAYLSDMTLLDTSLHPHGTSIFDQTIQVASLDHSMWFHRPTKLDDWLLYTQDSPSASGARGLTRGSLFTKDGLLIASVAQEGLIRKRADE from the coding sequence ATGACGCGCGACACCGAAAAACCGACTGCGATGGAGACCCTGCTTTCTACGCTGGATCTTGAGCCGATCGAGGTTGACATCTTTCGTGGACGAAGCCCGCAGGTCGGCTGGCAGCGCGTTTTCGGCGGTCAGGTTATTGCGCAGGCGTTGATGGCGGCACAACGCACGGTGGAGCGCGAACGCACCGTGCACTCGTTGCACGCTTATTTCATGCGCCCCGGCGATCCCTCGGTGCCGATCGTCTATCAGGTGGAGCGGATTCGTGACGGATCGAGTTTCAATACGCGCCGGGTCGTGGCGATCCAGCACGGAAAGGCAATTTTCGCCCTATCGTCTTCGTTCCAGATCGAGGAGCCCGGTTTCGATCACCAAATCGCCATGCCTGATGTGCCCGCTCCCGAGAAGCTGCTCGATGAACAGCAGATCGCGGCTCAGTTTCTCGCCAACGCGCCGGCCCCGATTCGCAAATACTGGGAGCGCGAACGGCCGATCGAAATCCGGCCGATATCACTCACGCACTATTTCTCGGATAAGAAGCTTGATCCGGTGCAGCATGTCTGGGTTCGGGCAACGGGGCCGGTTCCCGACGATCGGTACTATCAGGCTGCCATTCTTGCCTATCTCTCCGATATGACCCTGCTCGATACCTCGCTCCATCCGCACGGAACGTCGATCTTCGACCAGACGATCCAGGTCGCCAGCCTCGATCACTCCATGTGGTTCCATCGGCCGACAAAACTCGACGATTGGCTTCTTTATACGCAGGACAGCCCCTCGGCCTCGGGCGCGAGGGGGCTGACCCGCGGTAGTCTGTTTACGAAAGACGGTCTCCTGATTGCGTCGGTGGCGCAGGAGGGACTGATTCGTAAAAGGGCAGATGAATAA
- a CDS encoding ubiquinone biosynthesis hydroxylase: protein MRDMLVVGAGYVGLSAAVAVKQAAPHLDIAVVEAAPAGVWQKDMRASAIIAAATRMLEVFGIWDEIEPEAQPIIKMIVTDSKTSDPVRPVFLTFDGEVEDGRPFAHMISNVALVGALRGACDRLGIEIRHGFSATGLSIADTHATVTASDGSVLDARLVVACDGVRSHLRDLAGIKTVSWDYGQSGIVTTVEHERPHHGCAEEHFLPSGPFAILPLKGNRSSLVWTEPTSEANRLVTSDDLIFEEELERRFGHKLGILRVVGEKRAFPLGLTLARAFVAPRVALAGDAAHGIHPISGQGLNLGFKDVAALAETIVEADRLGLDIGSINILERYQAWRRFDTFRMGVTTDVLNRLFSNDMAPLRVARDFGLGIVDRLPGLKSFFIGQAAGTTARDNPRLLAGQTI from the coding sequence ATGCGGGACATGCTAGTTGTAGGCGCGGGTTATGTCGGGCTTTCCGCTGCCGTGGCAGTCAAGCAGGCGGCGCCTCACCTCGATATCGCGGTCGTCGAAGCAGCGCCTGCTGGCGTATGGCAGAAGGACATGCGCGCCTCGGCGATTATCGCCGCCGCGACCAGGATGCTTGAGGTTTTCGGCATCTGGGACGAGATCGAGCCCGAAGCGCAGCCGATCATCAAGATGATCGTTACCGATTCGAAGACATCCGATCCCGTGCGCCCGGTCTTCCTGACTTTCGATGGCGAAGTGGAGGATGGACGGCCTTTCGCGCACATGATTTCAAATGTCGCATTGGTCGGGGCACTCCGCGGAGCATGTGACCGGCTTGGCATCGAAATTCGTCACGGCTTCAGCGCGACCGGGCTTTCCATTGCCGATACGCATGCAACGGTCACGGCCTCGGATGGCAGCGTGCTGGACGCCCGGCTCGTCGTCGCCTGCGACGGCGTCCGCTCACACCTACGGGATCTGGCCGGCATCAAGACAGTCTCTTGGGACTACGGCCAGTCGGGGATCGTCACGACGGTCGAGCATGAGCGTCCGCATCATGGTTGTGCGGAAGAGCATTTCCTTCCGTCTGGACCTTTTGCCATCCTGCCGCTGAAAGGGAACCGCTCCTCGCTTGTCTGGACGGAGCCGACGTCGGAGGCCAACCGTCTCGTCACATCCGACGATCTCATCTTTGAGGAAGAGCTGGAGCGCCGCTTCGGTCACAAGCTCGGTATCTTGAGGGTTGTCGGCGAGAAGCGGGCCTTCCCGCTCGGGTTGACGCTTGCAAGGGCTTTCGTGGCGCCGCGTGTCGCACTCGCCGGCGACGCTGCGCACGGCATTCACCCGATTTCCGGCCAGGGCCTGAATCTCGGTTTCAAGGATGTTGCCGCGCTTGCCGAGACCATCGTCGAAGCCGACCGGCTCGGCCTGGATATCGGTTCAATCAATATCCTCGAGCGCTATCAGGCATGGCGTCGCTTCGACACCTTCCGCATGGGCGTCACAACGGACGTGCTGAACCGGCTCTTTTCGAACGATATGGCACCACTGCGCGTCGCCCGCGATTTCGGCCTGGGTATCGTCGATCGCCTCCCCGGCCTCAAATCATTCTTCATCGGACAGGCTGCCGGCACCACCGCCAGGGACAATCCCCGCCTGCTAGCAGGGCAGACAATTTAG
- a CDS encoding Trm112 family protein has translation MDEKLSRVDPKLLELLVCPLTKGRLTYDKEHNELVSEKARLAYPIRDGIPIMLVSEARGLDD, from the coding sequence ATGGATGAAAAGCTAAGCCGCGTTGACCCGAAGCTTCTGGAATTGCTGGTATGCCCCCTGACCAAGGGGCGGCTTACCTACGACAAGGAGCACAATGAACTCGTGTCGGAGAAGGCGCGCCTAGCCTATCCGATCCGTGATGGCATTCCGATCATGCTGGTCTCAGAGGCGCGCGGGCTGGACGACTGA
- a CDS encoding LON peptidase substrate-binding domain-containing protein codes for MQVGNARYLKPGDLPDTIAVFPLGGALLLPTGQLPLNIFEPRYLAMFDAALSGNRLIGIVQPALGDQEGPGEAHLAPVGCLGRITSFAETGDGRYIVSLTGICRFRLLEERETHHPFRTFRIAPFIADLSARDEEDAVDRAALLAAFKAYLDANKLEADWESVERASNLTLVNSLAMMSPFGPAEKQALLEAPDLKTRAETLIAITEIVLARVFGDSDTVLQ; via the coding sequence ATGCAAGTGGGGAATGCACGATATCTGAAACCCGGTGATCTGCCCGATACGATCGCGGTCTTTCCGCTTGGCGGCGCGCTGCTGCTGCCCACCGGCCAGTTGCCCCTCAATATTTTCGAGCCGCGCTATCTTGCGATGTTCGATGCCGCCTTGTCAGGCAATCGGCTAATCGGCATCGTTCAGCCGGCCCTGGGCGACCAGGAAGGGCCAGGCGAGGCTCATCTGGCCCCGGTTGGCTGCCTTGGGCGCATTACCTCGTTCGCCGAGACGGGTGATGGTCGCTACATCGTTTCCCTCACGGGGATCTGCCGTTTTCGCCTGCTGGAGGAACGGGAGACACATCATCCGTTCCGGACTTTTCGCATCGCCCCCTTCATTGCCGATCTTTCCGCGCGCGACGAGGAGGATGCCGTTGATCGTGCCGCGCTTCTAGCCGCCTTCAAAGCCTATCTCGACGCAAACAAGCTCGAGGCCGATTGGGAAAGCGTCGAGCGCGCCAGCAATCTGACCTTGGTCAATTCGCTCGCGATGATGTCGCCCTTCGGACCGGCCGAGAAGCAAGCCCTTCTGGAGGCGCCCGATCTAAAGACGCGGGCCGAAACACTGATCGCGATCACGGAGATCGTGCTGGCGCGTGTCTTCGGTGACTCGGACACGGTTCTGCAGTAG
- the trxA gene encoding thioredoxin, which translates to MSGNDNPYNNSFGQMTATANYGAAPAPGAGGYIKDTTTAGFAKDVIEESRNQPVLVDFWAPWCGPCKQLTPVLEKVVNEAQGRVKLVKMNIDDHPSIAGQLGIQSIPAVIAFVGGRPADGFMGAVPESQIHQFIDRIAGPAGADQAAEIEAVLKEADELLASGDTNGAAQLYGAVMQAEPENAKALAGMAECMIAANQYERAREALAELPEEMAKDPAIQAVSKKLDQIEEARKLGDPVALEQELARNPDDHEARLKLAKIRNVEGRREESAEHLLYIMRKDRAFDDDGARRQLLQFFDVWGFKDSATVSARRKLSAMLFS; encoded by the coding sequence ATGAGCGGCAACGACAATCCTTACAACAATTCCTTTGGCCAGATGACGGCTACGGCAAACTACGGGGCAGCACCGGCCCCGGGCGCGGGCGGCTATATCAAGGATACGACGACTGCGGGTTTTGCGAAGGATGTCATCGAGGAATCACGCAACCAGCCGGTTCTCGTGGATTTCTGGGCGCCTTGGTGCGGTCCTTGCAAGCAACTGACGCCGGTGCTCGAAAAGGTCGTCAACGAAGCGCAAGGGCGCGTCAAACTGGTCAAGATGAACATCGATGACCATCCCTCGATCGCAGGCCAGCTCGGCATCCAGTCGATTCCGGCCGTGATCGCCTTTGTCGGCGGTCGTCCTGCCGATGGCTTCATGGGTGCTGTGCCGGAAAGCCAGATTCATCAGTTCATCGACCGCATCGCTGGTCCGGCCGGCGCCGATCAGGCGGCCGAAATCGAGGCTGTCCTGAAGGAGGCTGACGAACTGCTGGCATCCGGCGATACCAACGGTGCCGCACAGCTTTACGGCGCCGTCATGCAGGCCGAACCCGAAAATGCCAAGGCATTGGCGGGAATGGCGGAGTGCATGATTGCGGCAAACCAGTACGAGCGCGCGCGCGAGGCGCTGGCCGAACTGCCGGAGGAAATGGCGAAGGACCCGGCGATCCAGGCCGTATCGAAGAAGCTCGACCAGATCGAGGAAGCGCGCAAGCTCGGTGACCCCGTTGCCCTGGAGCAGGAGTTGGCGCGAAATCCCGATGATCACGAAGCCCGGCTGAAACTTGCTAAGATCCGCAACGTTGAGGGTCGGCGCGAGGAATCGGCAGAGCATCTGCTCTATATCATGCGCAAGGACCGGGCTTTCGACGACGATGGTGCTCGCCGCCAGCTGCTGCAGTTCTTCGACGTCTGGGGTTTCAAGGATTCTGCCACGGTTTCGGCGCGGCGCAAGCTTTCCGCGATGCTGTTTTCGTAA
- a CDS encoding prolyl-tRNA synthetase associated domain-containing protein, which translates to MTDATPKTRDDLFAFLDGLDIKHCTKDHAPVFTVAESVALRDEIPGGHTKNLFVKDKKDQFFLLTVEENATVDLKTVHTLIGAASKVSFGKPEKLMEYLGVVPGAVTAFGAINDTGGNVTFVLDVDLMEDETINCHPLSNDATTSIASSDLIRFMEATGHKPLVLKVTS; encoded by the coding sequence ATGACCGACGCGACGCCGAAGACCAGAGATGACCTTTTTGCCTTTCTTGACGGCCTGGATATCAAGCACTGCACCAAGGATCACGCGCCCGTCTTCACGGTCGCCGAATCGGTCGCGCTGCGTGACGAGATCCCCGGCGGCCACACAAAGAACCTCTTCGTCAAAGACAAGAAGGATCAATTCTTCCTGCTGACGGTGGAAGAGAACGCGACTGTGGATCTGAAGACGGTGCATACACTAATCGGCGCCGCCAGCAAGGTGTCGTTCGGAAAGCCGGAAAAGCTGATGGAGTATCTTGGCGTCGTTCCCGGTGCGGTCACGGCGTTTGGAGCGATCAACGATACGGGCGGAAACGTAACGTTCGTTCTCGATGTCGATCTGATGGAAGATGAGACCATCAATTGTCATCCGTTGTCCAATGATGCCACGACATCGATCGCAAGCAGCGATCTCATTCGCTTTATGGAAGCGACAGGGCACAAGCCGCTTGTCTTGAAAGTGACGTCCTGA
- a CDS encoding recombinase family protein: MDRESVELARCLEYLREGDTLLVTKLDRLARSTMDLYGVISKLDEKGVAFKVLDVRPSIPQAARASLSGVSWR; this comes from the coding sequence TTGGATCGGGAGAGTGTCGAGCTGGCGCGATGCCTAGAGTACTTGCGTGAGGGCGATACGCTTTTGGTGACGAAGCTCGACCGTCTGGCGCGATCGACAATGGACCTCTACGGCGTCATTTCAAAGCTGGATGAGAAAGGCGTTGCCTTCAAGGTTCTGGACGTGCGGCCGTCGATACCTCAAGCCGCACGGGCAAGCTTGTCAGGGGTATCCTGGCGCTAA
- a CDS encoding phospholipase D family protein, whose translation MTGFEHTALTRLGQFFSPAAAAHPGLSGFSLLSQAREAFITRLALADLAERCLDMQYYVWDGDTTGRIIVDRVMRAADRGVRVRLLVDDPYYKASDQVKAALDAHPNVEIRLFNPTRNRRWSRLDFLVDFRRVNRRMHNKLMVADKSAAIVGGRNIGDDYYGVNTVANFRDLDVLAVGPVVGDLSEVFDRYWNSASTVPIATIVERAYGVADLDAILTRLRQEIAAADYPYPIDQDLGELAAQSAELRDGLVWAPGRIIVDNPEAIARGKAADDVVAFIRGRVAELKEELLAEAPYFVLPAGAQATVKALHERKVRVRVLTNSLASNNQLAAHSCYAKTRRRLLENGMELYELRPDTDAFRRDWSLRSGRSRAALHTKAMVFDRKAVFVGSFNLDPRSAVINTEAGLYIESPELAERLTAYMTTGVAPASSYRVFLDPNGGIIWETVRDGEIVSYRDEPETGFRRRFVADLVKLLPIDSQV comes from the coding sequence ATGACGGGATTCGAGCATACCGCGTTAACCCGGTTGGGCCAGTTCTTCAGCCCGGCGGCCGCCGCGCATCCTGGCCTCTCCGGCTTCAGCCTCTTGAGCCAGGCGCGCGAGGCCTTCATCACCCGTTTGGCGCTGGCCGACCTGGCCGAGCGATGTCTCGACATGCAGTACTATGTCTGGGACGGCGATACGACCGGCCGGATCATCGTCGACCGGGTGATGAGGGCGGCCGATCGCGGGGTCCGGGTGCGGCTCCTCGTCGACGATCCCTATTACAAGGCCAGCGATCAGGTCAAAGCTGCCCTCGACGCCCACCCCAACGTCGAGATTCGTCTATTCAACCCGACCAGGAACCGGAGGTGGTCCCGGCTGGACTTCCTTGTCGACTTCCGCCGGGTCAACCGCCGCATGCACAACAAGCTGATGGTGGCCGACAAGTCGGCGGCAATCGTTGGCGGCCGCAATATCGGCGATGACTACTATGGCGTGAACACGGTCGCCAATTTTCGCGATCTGGATGTGCTGGCGGTCGGGCCTGTTGTGGGCGATCTGTCGGAGGTGTTCGACCGATATTGGAACAGCGCCTCGACCGTGCCGATCGCAACCATCGTCGAGCGCGCCTACGGCGTCGCCGATCTCGATGCCATCCTGACCCGCTTGCGCCAGGAGATCGCCGCCGCTGACTACCCCTACCCGATCGACCAGGATCTCGGCGAGCTGGCTGCCCAGAGCGCCGAGCTGCGCGACGGTCTGGTGTGGGCGCCGGGCCGGATCATCGTCGACAACCCGGAAGCAATCGCCCGCGGCAAGGCGGCCGACGACGTGGTCGCCTTCATTCGCGGACGGGTCGCCGAGCTGAAGGAGGAGCTGCTCGCCGAGGCGCCCTATTTCGTCTTGCCCGCCGGGGCACAGGCGACCGTCAAGGCGCTGCACGAGCGCAAAGTCCGGGTGCGCGTGCTGACTAACTCGCTCGCTTCGAACAATCAGCTCGCCGCGCATTCGTGCTATGCCAAGACCCGCAGGCGCCTGCTCGAGAACGGCATGGAGCTCTACGAGCTACGCCCGGACACCGACGCCTTCCGGCGTGACTGGTCGCTCCGTTCGGGACGGTCGCGGGCGGCATTGCACACCAAGGCCATGGTCTTCGACCGCAAGGCCGTGTTCGTCGGCAGCTTCAACCTCGACCCACGATCTGCCGTGATCAACACGGAAGCCGGCCTCTACATCGAGAGCCCGGAGCTTGCCGAGAGGCTGACGGCCTACATGACGACCGGCGTCGCACCCGCCAGCAGCTACCGCGTCTTCCTTGATCCGAATGGTGGGATCATCTGGGAGACTGTGCGGGACGGCGAGATTGTCAGCTACCG